In Planctomycetota bacterium, one DNA window encodes the following:
- a CDS encoding DUF1501 domain-containing protein, producing the protein MQDSQLLAATSANSPLAPRPAHFPARAKRVIQLFMPGGPSQVDTFDYKPEIAKYAGQRPAEVDRKSLRNTKNGLFPSPFEFKQYGQSGKYVSSIFPHVAEHVDDICFIHSMHTDIPEHAGAMLMMNVGHLQPNRPSMGSWMVYGLGTENQNLPGFVAMSPRAQPRGGMANWGNSFLPGAYAGCYVNINKMTPESVMQDLRNQFVEAESQQKQVELLGRLNRLHAEREHHDPGLEARISAMEMAFRMQASVPDAFDTSGESKATLDMYGDSEYAKGCLLARRLVERGVRVVQVSLSIDGYDIAWDTGHNEIEGGHTKLAKACDQGIAALIKDLKQRGLFDDTLIIWGGEFGRAPTSEGQKGRDHDHYGFTTWLAGGGVKGGYSYGATDQFGLTAVENRVHVHDLHATVLHLMGLDHEKLTYRYSGRDFRLTDVHGRVIKDILA; encoded by the coding sequence ATGCAGGACAGCCAACTGCTCGCCGCCACGTCGGCCAACTCACCCCTGGCGCCGCGCCCCGCGCACTTTCCCGCCCGGGCCAAGCGCGTGATCCAACTATTCATGCCGGGCGGACCATCGCAGGTCGACACGTTCGACTACAAGCCCGAGATCGCCAAGTACGCCGGCCAGCGCCCCGCCGAGGTCGATCGCAAATCGCTCCGCAACACCAAGAACGGCCTGTTCCCCTCGCCGTTCGAGTTCAAACAGTACGGCCAGTCGGGCAAGTACGTCAGCAGCATTTTTCCGCACGTGGCCGAGCACGTCGACGACATTTGCTTCATCCACTCGATGCACACCGACATTCCCGAGCACGCCGGCGCGATGCTGATGATGAACGTCGGCCACTTGCAGCCGAACCGGCCCAGCATGGGAAGCTGGATGGTGTATGGACTGGGGACCGAGAATCAGAACCTGCCGGGCTTCGTGGCCATGTCGCCGCGCGCCCAGCCTCGCGGGGGCATGGCCAACTGGGGCAACAGCTTCCTGCCGGGCGCTTACGCAGGCTGCTATGTGAACATCAACAAGATGACGCCCGAGTCGGTGATGCAGGACTTGCGCAACCAGTTCGTCGAGGCCGAGTCGCAGCAAAAGCAAGTCGAGTTGCTCGGCCGCTTGAACCGGCTGCACGCCGAGCGCGAGCATCACGACCCGGGCCTCGAGGCTCGCATTTCGGCGATGGAGATGGCGTTTCGCATGCAGGCGTCGGTTCCCGACGCGTTCGACACCTCGGGCGAGTCCAAGGCCACGCTCGACATGTACGGCGACAGCGAATACGCCAAGGGGTGTCTGCTGGCCCGGCGGTTGGTCGAGCGCGGCGTGCGCGTGGTGCAGGTGTCGCTGTCGATCGACGGCTATGACATCGCCTGGGACACCGGCCACAACGAAATCGAAGGGGGCCACACCAAGCTGGCCAAGGCCTGCGACCAGGGGATCGCCGCGCTGATCAAAGATCTGAAGCAGCGCGGACTGTTCGACGACACGTTGATCATCTGGGGGGGCGAGTTCGGCCGCGCGCCGACCAGCGAAGGTCAGAAAGGCCGCGACCATGACCACTACGGCTTCACCACGTGGCTCGCCGGTGGCGGCGTGAAAGGTGGTTATAGCTACGGCGCGACCGACCAGTTCGGCCTGACCGCGGTGGAAAACCGCGTGCATGTCCACGACCTACACGCGACGGTCTTGCACCTGATGGGCCTGGACCACGAGAAACTGACCTACCGCTACTCGGGCCGCGACTTCCGCCTGACCGACGTGCATGGGCGCGTGATCAAGGACATTCTGGCGTAG
- a CDS encoding VCBS repeat-containing protein: MLNRVAMTLFAAAVMFGLAQRTDAQTLERLPYNNPGLVVDLGVGLWAWPVPCDADSDGDFDLIVSCPDKPSNGVWLFENRSGDTAQNAMPVFAPGRRLSATVTYIMPSYVDGRMQVLSPGFVYPDFVKRGIENRVALPLDVKFHKPIGSQPKGPKIRHNQWRLADYDGDGIVDLIVGIEDWSAYGWDDAWDATGRWTNGPLHGFVYWVKNTGTLAAPKYAEPVLIEAEGKPVDTFGCPSPNLADWDGDGDLDLLCGEFLDGFTYFENVGTRTAPKYAAGRKLRDQRGDRLAMDLEMIVPVAFDWDRDGDLDLIVGDEDGRVAFVENVNTLAEDRTPTFASPRYFQQQADTLKCGALATPVGCDWDGDGDIDIVSGNTSGYIEWFENLSGPKVASPRWAAPHRLEVEGRPFRVMAGPNGSIQGPAEAKWGYTTLSVADWDHDGRLDIVYNSILGRVEWLRNVGSRTTPKLAPSQPLDVGWPSATPKPAWTWWQPRGKELVTQWRTTPVVHDFTGDGLNDLAMLDQEGYLALFERVREGQGLILLAPRRAFCDEKNEPLRLNAKTAGGSGRRKLCVADWNGDGQFDFLLNSANADLLAQVGRRDGTWQFARQGSLAKQNIEGHDVSPTVVDFDGDGVPDFLGGAEDGRFYFLRNPRSAAAGP; the protein is encoded by the coding sequence ATGCTAAACCGCGTTGCGATGACACTATTCGCGGCTGCGGTCATGTTCGGGCTGGCGCAGCGCACCGACGCCCAGACGCTCGAACGTCTGCCGTACAACAATCCCGGCCTGGTCGTCGACCTGGGGGTAGGGCTGTGGGCCTGGCCCGTGCCGTGCGATGCCGACAGTGACGGCGATTTCGACCTGATCGTGTCCTGTCCCGACAAGCCGTCGAACGGCGTCTGGCTGTTCGAGAATCGCTCGGGCGACACCGCCCAGAACGCCATGCCGGTGTTCGCGCCGGGCCGGCGCTTGAGCGCCACGGTCACGTATATTATGCCCAGCTACGTCGATGGGCGGATGCAGGTCTTGTCGCCGGGGTTCGTGTATCCCGACTTCGTCAAGCGTGGCATCGAGAATCGCGTGGCGTTGCCGCTCGATGTCAAGTTTCACAAGCCGATCGGTTCGCAACCGAAGGGGCCCAAGATTCGCCACAACCAATGGCGGCTGGCCGATTACGACGGCGACGGCATCGTCGACTTGATCGTGGGCATCGAAGATTGGAGCGCGTATGGCTGGGACGACGCTTGGGACGCGACGGGGCGCTGGACCAACGGCCCGTTGCACGGCTTTGTCTATTGGGTGAAGAACACCGGCACGCTGGCCGCGCCCAAGTACGCCGAGCCGGTCTTGATCGAAGCCGAGGGCAAACCGGTCGATACGTTCGGCTGTCCGTCGCCGAATCTGGCCGACTGGGACGGTGACGGCGATCTGGACTTGCTGTGCGGTGAGTTTCTGGATGGCTTCACCTATTTCGAGAACGTCGGCACGCGCACCGCTCCGAAGTATGCGGCCGGTCGCAAGTTGCGCGACCAACGGGGCGATCGCCTGGCGATGGATCTCGAGATGATCGTCCCCGTGGCGTTCGATTGGGATCGGGACGGAGATTTGGATTTGATCGTCGGCGACGAGGACGGCCGCGTGGCGTTTGTCGAAAATGTCAATACGCTGGCCGAGGATCGCACGCCGACGTTTGCATCGCCACGATATTTTCAGCAGCAAGCCGACACGCTCAAGTGCGGCGCGTTGGCCACGCCGGTCGGTTGCGACTGGGACGGCGACGGCGACATCGACATCGTCTCGGGCAATACCTCCGGCTACATCGAATGGTTCGAGAACCTGAGCGGCCCGAAGGTCGCGTCTCCGCGCTGGGCAGCGCCACACCGATTGGAGGTTGAAGGTCGACCGTTCCGCGTCATGGCCGGTCCAAACGGCAGCATCCAAGGCCCGGCTGAAGCCAAGTGGGGCTACACCACGTTGAGCGTGGCCGATTGGGACCACGACGGCCGGCTGGACATTGTTTACAACTCGATCCTAGGGCGCGTCGAATGGCTACGAAATGTCGGTTCGCGCACGACGCCCAAGCTAGCGCCGTCGCAGCCGCTCGATGTCGGGTGGCCCAGCGCCACACCCAAGCCGGCTTGGACCTGGTGGCAGCCGCGCGGCAAGGAACTTGTCACGCAATGGCGGACCACGCCCGTGGTTCACGACTTTACCGGCGACGGTTTGAACGATCTGGCCATGTTGGACCAGGAAGGCTATCTGGCGCTGTTCGAGCGGGTTCGCGAGGGGCAAGGGCTGATCTTGCTCGCGCCGCGGCGGGCGTTCTGTGACGAGAAAAACGAGCCGCTGCGCCTGAACGCCAAGACCGCCGGCGGCAGCGGACGCCGCAAGCTGTGTGTTGCCGACTGGAACGGAGACGGCCAGTTCGATTTCTTGTTGAACTCGGCCAATGCCGATCTGCTGGCGCAAGTCGGCCGGCGTGATGGCACGTGGCAGTTCGCACGGCAGGGCTCGCTGGCCAAGCAGAACATCGAAGGGCACGACGTCAGCCCCACGGTCGTCGACTTTGACGGGGACGGCGTGCCTGACTTCCTCGGCGGCGCGGAAGACGGCCGGTTCTACTTTCTGCGCAACCCGCGCTCGGCCGCCGCCGGACCATAG
- a CDS encoding MFS transporter, with protein MSTTISQSPPSALRTAWFVVALLWPVALLNYLDRQMIATMKFSVMEEIPSIGSDDHWGYMLGQFKWVYAFCSPLGGYLADRFSRRYIICASLFIWSAITWATGQVETYDGLLWTRTLMGISEACYIPAALALIAEYHWGATRSRAVGLHQTAIYAGIILGGFGGHVADAPDWGWRGAFDYTGLAGVIYAVPLLFLLRDAPSAPDQVEEKATRPPLLTALGELLSNRSFLLLVACFTLPALAGWIVKDWMPSILKGKFDIGQGQAGVSATLYVNIASLGAVFGGGWLADALMRRTPRGRIYVSALGMTLLIPSLFGVGNSSTLPVAIGFLVVFGIGWGCFDCNNMPILSQITRPQLRATGYGVMNLVSMIGGGFADWGFGVLRTRDVPLNLIFGIFASAALVSILLVLLIRVDQQQTR; from the coding sequence ATGAGCACCACTATTTCTCAATCACCCCCGAGCGCCCTGCGAACCGCCTGGTTCGTCGTGGCCCTGCTGTGGCCGGTCGCACTGCTGAACTACCTGGATCGGCAGATGATCGCCACGATGAAGTTCTCGGTGATGGAGGAAATTCCCTCGATCGGCAGCGACGACCACTGGGGCTACATGCTGGGCCAGTTCAAATGGGTCTACGCCTTCTGCAGCCCGCTGGGGGGCTACCTGGCCGATCGCTTCAGCCGCCGATACATCATTTGCGCCAGCCTGTTCATCTGGTCCGCCATCACCTGGGCCACGGGTCAGGTCGAAACCTACGACGGGCTGTTGTGGACGCGGACACTGATGGGGATCAGCGAGGCGTGTTACATTCCGGCCGCGCTGGCCTTGATTGCTGAATATCACTGGGGGGCCACGCGCTCGCGAGCCGTCGGCCTGCACCAGACGGCGATCTATGCTGGGATTATTCTCGGCGGCTTTGGCGGCCACGTGGCGGATGCGCCCGACTGGGGCTGGCGCGGCGCGTTCGACTACACCGGACTGGCGGGCGTGATCTACGCCGTGCCGTTGTTGTTCCTGCTGCGCGATGCTCCGTCCGCTCCCGATCAAGTCGAGGAGAAGGCAACTCGACCGCCGTTGCTGACGGCGCTCGGCGAGTTGTTATCGAACCGCTCGTTTTTGTTGCTGGTGGCGTGCTTCACACTGCCTGCCTTGGCTGGGTGGATCGTCAAGGACTGGATGCCGTCGATCCTGAAGGGCAAGTTCGACATCGGCCAAGGCCAGGCCGGCGTGTCGGCCACGCTGTATGTGAACATCGCGTCGCTGGGGGCAGTGTTTGGCGGCGGGTGGCTGGCCGACGCGCTGATGCGCCGCACGCCGCGGGGAAGGATTTACGTCAGCGCGCTGGGGATGACGCTGTTGATCCCGTCGCTGTTCGGCGTGGGCAATTCGTCGACGCTGCCGGTGGCGATTGGCTTTCTCGTCGTGTTCGGCATCGGTTGGGGCTGCTTCGATTGCAACAACATGCCGATCCTGTCGCAGATCACGCGGCCGCAGTTACGCGCCACGGGCTATGGCGTGATGAACCTGGTGAGCATGATCGGCGGCGGCTTTGCCGATTGGGGCTTCGGCGTGTTGCGAACTCGCGACGTGCCGCTCAATTTGATCTTCGGCATCTTCGCGTCGGCGGCCCTGGTATCGATCCTGTTGGTGCTGCTCATTCGAGTCGATCAACAACAGACGCGGTGA
- a CDS encoding DUF1553 domain-containing protein: MRHSRLAYGLVIVAALLGAHAAQAIEIPAEQAEFFEKKIRPLLVEKCYECHSEQSKALKGNLRLDTRAHALKGGDSGEAIVPGNPNNSSLIQAVRWQTFEMPPSGKLTGDEVAALVKWVELGAPWPGDGEPAATITEKSYDWPTLRAGHWAWRPVVRPELPAVKQTGWTRNGIDFFVLGQLEAAGLQPSPPATPRVLVRRIYFDLIGLPPTPDEVAAFESACQKGRTKAIADLVDRLLAMPQYGERWGRFWLDVARYNDGYGGFLDNQPSPQAWRYRDWVVNALNNDMPYDEFVRLQLAGDQIDAEKHAVATGFLALGPTYISDGGDPDAIAQAKSETLDDRVDTVCRALMAATVACSRCHDHRFDPYPQLDYYSLAGVFNNTKSFDYPLAPPEVVKAFDAAQAEIDRVDGKAKKIKAVARAEGRKLTEQENKEVKELEAKVKDLQKQRPEKYPFAHTVRDSGSDDMNLAVRGNLRRPGPLAPRRFLRIIAGDDPAKFTHGSGRLDLAEAVVAPANPLTSRVIVNRVWHHHFGFGLVRTLSNFGMLGEQPTHPELLDWLASRFTSRVQGDFAWSLKQLHRAILLSATYQMDSAPNEKAQSIDGDNRLLWRMNPRRMDVEAWRDGLLAVSGELKLEQGGASIRSIAESPRRTIYAAVSRNGDAFDSDSFLRTFDFPVPKATSEGRTSSIVPQQSLFMMNSKFMIARAKALAARLNKERADDPARIEYAYQLLYGRPVTDEELQLGRDFLASAVTNEKQLNPWEQYAQVLLSASEFMYQN; this comes from the coding sequence ATGCGACATTCACGACTTGCCTACGGATTGGTGATCGTTGCCGCCTTGCTCGGTGCGCACGCGGCGCAGGCCATTGAGATTCCGGCCGAGCAGGCCGAGTTCTTCGAGAAGAAGATTCGCCCGCTCTTGGTCGAGAAGTGCTACGAGTGCCACAGCGAGCAATCGAAAGCGCTCAAAGGAAACCTGCGGCTCGATACCCGGGCCCACGCGCTGAAGGGGGGCGACTCGGGCGAAGCAATCGTGCCGGGCAATCCCAACAACAGCAGTCTGATCCAAGCCGTCCGTTGGCAGACGTTTGAAATGCCCCCGTCGGGCAAGCTTACCGGCGACGAAGTCGCGGCGCTGGTGAAATGGGTCGAACTCGGCGCGCCCTGGCCGGGGGATGGTGAGCCGGCTGCGACGATCACCGAAAAGAGTTACGACTGGCCGACGCTGCGCGCGGGCCATTGGGCGTGGCGGCCCGTCGTGCGTCCCGAGTTACCTGCCGTCAAGCAAACCGGCTGGACGCGGAACGGCATCGACTTCTTCGTTCTGGGGCAGTTGGAAGCCGCCGGGTTGCAGCCCTCGCCGCCGGCCACGCCCCGGGTGCTGGTGCGGCGGATTTACTTCGACCTGATCGGCTTGCCACCCACGCCCGACGAAGTGGCGGCCTTCGAGAGTGCGTGCCAGAAAGGTCGCACCAAGGCGATTGCTGATCTGGTCGATCGGCTGCTGGCCATGCCGCAATATGGTGAACGCTGGGGACGATTCTGGCTCGATGTGGCGCGCTACAACGACGGCTATGGCGGCTTTTTGGACAATCAACCTTCGCCCCAGGCCTGGCGCTACCGCGATTGGGTCGTCAACGCGTTGAACAATGACATGCCGTACGACGAGTTCGTGCGATTGCAACTGGCCGGCGATCAGATCGACGCCGAGAAGCACGCCGTGGCGACGGGCTTCTTGGCTCTGGGCCCGACGTACATCTCGGACGGTGGCGACCCCGACGCGATTGCCCAGGCCAAGTCCGAAACCCTGGACGATCGGGTCGACACGGTCTGCCGCGCGCTGATGGCCGCCACGGTCGCTTGTTCGCGCTGCCACGATCACCGCTTCGATCCCTACCCGCAGCTCGATTACTACTCGCTGGCTGGCGTGTTCAACAATACGAAGAGCTTCGACTACCCGCTCGCACCCCCCGAGGTTGTCAAGGCGTTCGACGCGGCCCAGGCCGAGATCGATCGTGTCGACGGCAAGGCCAAGAAGATCAAGGCGGTGGCCCGGGCCGAGGGGCGCAAGCTGACCGAACAGGAAAACAAGGAAGTTAAGGAACTCGAAGCCAAGGTCAAAGATCTGCAAAAGCAGCGGCCCGAGAAGTACCCGTTCGCCCACACGGTGCGCGACAGCGGCAGCGACGACATGAACCTGGCCGTGCGCGGCAATCTGCGCCGACCGGGGCCGCTCGCGCCGCGGCGTTTCTTACGCATTATCGCCGGCGATGACCCGGCCAAGTTCACGCACGGTAGTGGCCGGCTTGATCTGGCCGAGGCGGTTGTCGCCCCGGCGAACCCGCTGACCTCGCGGGTGATCGTGAATCGGGTGTGGCACCATCATTTTGGCTTCGGCCTGGTTCGCACGCTGAGCAACTTTGGCATGTTGGGCGAGCAGCCGACGCATCCCGAGTTGCTCGATTGGCTGGCCAGCAGGTTCACGAGCCGGGTCCAGGGTGACTTTGCCTGGTCGCTTAAGCAGTTGCATCGCGCGATCCTGCTGTCGGCGACCTATCAAATGGACAGCGCGCCGAATGAAAAGGCCCAATCGATCGACGGTGACAACCGGCTGTTGTGGCGGATGAACCCACGGCGGATGGACGTCGAGGCCTGGCGCGACGGGCTGCTGGCGGTGTCGGGCGAGTTGAAACTGGAACAGGGGGGCGCCTCGATCCGCAGCATTGCCGAAAGCCCGCGACGGACGATTTACGCCGCCGTGTCGCGCAACGGCGACGCCTTTGACTCCGACAGCTTTCTGCGGACGTTCGACTTTCCGGTTCCCAAGGCCACCAGCGAAGGGCGCACGTCGAGCATCGTGCCGCAACAGTCCTTGTTCATGATGAACAGCAAGTTCATGATTGCTCGGGCCAAGGCCTTGGCCGCGCGGCTGAACAAAGAACGTGCGGACGACCCGGCGCGCATCGAGTACGCTTATCAGTTGTTGTACGGCCGACCGGTGACCGACGAAGAGTTACAACTGGGGCGCGATTTTTTGGCCAGTGCCGTCACGAATGAAAAGCAGTTGAACCCCTGGGAGCAATACGCCCAGGTGCTGTTGAGCGCTAGCGAGTTTATGTACCAGAACTGA
- a CDS encoding dihydrodipicolinate synthase family protein: MRAKLQGIIPPIITPLAEPDRLDRAALARLIERLVTAGVSGIFPLGTTGEGPTLSGRLQREVIDATCELVDGRVPVLVGVTHSAMGESHALAEHALAAGADAIVAAPLLYFAPRPADVTAYFEQLAEASPLPLVLYDMPACVRADITYESAEALTHIENIIGIKDSSGDFARFRRLLSLRALRPDWTFLIGPELLTAEAIVAGGDGGVAGGANLEPELFVQLAKAAQARDVARVDQLLAAARQIGELYKLSDDALGVTRGLKAALALRCECNDLLAVPYATPVDEAFRARVGAILRRITSPIAVSNDQVGQSC, from the coding sequence ATGCGAGCAAAACTGCAAGGAATCATTCCGCCAATCATCACTCCACTCGCCGAGCCCGATCGGCTCGACCGCGCCGCCCTGGCGCGATTGATCGAGCGGCTGGTCACGGCCGGCGTGTCGGGCATTTTCCCACTGGGAACCACCGGCGAAGGGCCGACGCTGTCGGGCCGATTGCAGCGCGAAGTGATCGACGCCACTTGCGAGTTGGTCGACGGCCGCGTGCCGGTGCTGGTCGGCGTGACTCATTCCGCGATGGGAGAGTCGCATGCCCTGGCCGAGCATGCCTTGGCCGCTGGCGCCGACGCGATTGTGGCCGCGCCGTTGTTGTACTTTGCTCCGCGGCCGGCGGACGTGACGGCTTACTTCGAGCAACTGGCCGAGGCCTCGCCCTTGCCGCTAGTGTTGTATGACATGCCGGCCTGTGTCCGCGCGGACATCACCTACGAATCGGCCGAAGCGCTGACCCACATCGAAAACATTATCGGCATCAAGGATAGCTCAGGCGACTTTGCTCGCTTCCGCCGGCTGCTGAGTTTGCGAGCGCTGCGTCCCGACTGGACGTTCTTGATTGGCCCCGAGTTGTTGACCGCCGAGGCGATCGTGGCCGGCGGCGACGGCGGCGTGGCCGGAGGGGCGAACTTGGAGCCCGAGCTGTTCGTGCAGTTGGCCAAGGCCGCCCAGGCTCGCGACGTGGCACGCGTCGATCAGCTTTTGGCGGCGGCGCGGCAGATTGGCGAGCTGTATAAACTGAGCGACGACGCGCTAGGCGTCACGCGCGGCCTCAAGGCAGCGTTGGCTTTGCGGTGCGAATGCAACGATCTGTTGGCGGTTCCGTATGCCACGCCGGTTGACGAGGCGTTTCGCGCTCGGGTCGGCGCGATCTTGCGACGCATCACTTCCCCGATTGCAGTATCGAACGATCAGGTGGGGCAATCATGCTAA
- a CDS encoding GntR family transcriptional regulator translates to MATISNRKPKHVETREYVERLIASGQYRDGDRLPSEAQLVERFQASRPTVARALRDLQMLGLIERRAGSGTFVSAQKARRPATAVDRQLFGLLIPELGQTEIFEPICGQIAREAQDQGHALVWGDFGGATGAGHARTLSNGERPNEERIARAERACRTFIQQHVAGVFFAPVEHTVVGQGVNASILRDLDAAQIPVVLLDRDVVAFPERSQYDLIAIDNVHGGFMLTRHLTAQGRQRICFMLRPHSAPTAERRVAGYREALAQSGLSVSPADVCYGDPLDLPFVRNVLERRKPDAIVCANDITAAALMQSLFQLGRRVPQDIAVVGFDDVKYARLLAVPLTTVRQPCADLGRVAVRAMCERIADRTLPPRAIVLEPELIVRQSCGAKR, encoded by the coding sequence ATGGCCACCATCTCGAATCGCAAACCGAAGCACGTTGAAACCCGCGAGTACGTCGAGCGCTTGATCGCGTCGGGCCAGTATCGCGACGGCGACCGTTTGCCCAGCGAAGCGCAACTGGTCGAGCGGTTCCAGGCGTCGCGACCCACGGTGGCTCGCGCACTACGTGATTTGCAGATGCTCGGACTGATCGAGCGTCGCGCCGGCTCGGGCACGTTTGTCAGCGCGCAGAAGGCGCGTCGCCCGGCAACCGCGGTCGATCGTCAACTGTTCGGCCTGTTAATCCCCGAATTAGGGCAAACGGAAATCTTTGAGCCCATCTGCGGCCAGATCGCGCGCGAGGCGCAAGATCAAGGCCACGCCCTGGTATGGGGCGACTTCGGCGGCGCCACCGGCGCAGGCCACGCGCGGACGTTATCAAATGGCGAGCGGCCCAACGAAGAACGGATCGCGCGGGCCGAGCGCGCCTGTCGCACGTTCATCCAGCAACACGTCGCCGGTGTCTTCTTCGCCCCGGTCGAGCACACCGTCGTGGGACAAGGTGTCAACGCCAGTATCCTGCGCGACCTCGACGCGGCCCAGATTCCGGTCGTCCTCTTGGATCGCGACGTGGTCGCTTTCCCCGAGCGCAGCCAATACGATCTGATTGCCATCGACAACGTCCACGGCGGCTTCATGCTGACGCGTCACCTGACTGCGCAAGGGCGCCAGCGGATTTGCTTTATGCTGCGGCCCCACTCGGCGCCGACCGCCGAGCGCCGCGTCGCAGGCTACCGCGAAGCGCTGGCGCAATCGGGATTGAGCGTCAGTCCGGCCGACGTCTGCTACGGCGATCCGTTGGACCTGCCGTTTGTGCGCAATGTGCTCGAGCGACGCAAGCCCGACGCGATTGTCTGCGCCAACGACATTACGGCGGCAGCGCTGATGCAATCGCTGTTCCAATTGGGCCGCCGCGTCCCACAAGACATTGCCGTCGTCGGCTTTGACGACGTGAAATACGCCCGACTGTTGGCCGTGCCGTTGACGACGGTGCGCCAGCCTTGCGCCGACTTGGGGCGCGTGGCGGTGCGGGCGATGTGCGAACGAATTGCCGATCGGACCTTGCCGCCGCGAGCCATTGTGCTCGAGCCCGAGTTGATTGTCCGCCAGTCGTGCGGCGCGAAGCGTTAG
- a CDS encoding GntR family transcriptional regulator, translated as MSLKKRSLPFPTAAADNGGPPADLALRERAYQALLNKLAAGELPPHSIVSEQSLAAELGMSRTPVREAIRRLVHEGLMEQLPRYGTRVREVSRRDLVELYELREALEPYAAAKVAGNLAPEELARLEGLVNEVRRVADELKHSGGNALSGPLLNRFLSADLGFHLLLLQAADNARLLDIVSQTRLLARIFAARRQAHDTIVLDETHRYHRVVLDAIKRGHGEQAAAAMRDHIGASKRRALDHFDSRAAVLATGTPRGMSPDLVAEFQRIEAERGTAPKKPATPRRAHKSTNKPAGKAKSRSR; from the coding sequence ATGTCACTAAAAAAACGATCACTGCCGTTCCCCACTGCGGCCGCCGATAACGGCGGGCCGCCCGCTGACCTGGCGCTGCGTGAAAGGGCCTATCAAGCCCTGCTCAACAAGCTGGCCGCCGGGGAATTGCCCCCGCATAGCATCGTCTCGGAACAGTCGCTGGCCGCCGAGTTGGGCATGAGCCGCACGCCGGTTCGCGAGGCGATTCGCCGACTGGTCCACGAAGGGCTGATGGAGCAGTTGCCCCGCTACGGCACCCGGGTCCGCGAGGTCTCGCGCCGCGACCTGGTCGAGCTGTACGAGCTGCGTGAAGCGCTCGAACCCTATGCCGCCGCCAAGGTGGCCGGCAACCTGGCCCCGGAAGAGTTGGCCCGGCTCGAAGGGTTGGTCAACGAAGTCCGTCGCGTGGCCGACGAGTTGAAACACTCGGGCGGCAATGCCCTGTCGGGACCGCTCTTGAATCGCTTCTTGTCAGCGGACCTAGGATTTCACCTGCTGTTGCTGCAAGCGGCCGACAATGCCCGCCTGCTCGACATTGTTTCTCAGACGCGCTTGCTCGCGCGTATTTTCGCGGCTCGCCGGCAAGCGCACGATACGATCGTGCTCGACGAGACCCATCGCTATCACCGCGTGGTTCTCGACGCCATCAAGCGCGGCCATGGCGAACAAGCCGCCGCGGCCATGCGCGATCACATCGGCGCCAGCAAGCGCCGCGCGCTCGACCATTTCGATTCGCGCGCCGCGGTGCTTGCCACGGGCACGCCGCGCGGCATGTCGCCCGACCTGGTGGCGGAGTTTCAACGCATCGAAGCCGAGCGCGGCACCGCCCCCAAGAAGCCAGCCACTCCACGCCGCGCACATAAATCGACCAACAAGCCGGCCGGCAAAGCCAAGTCGCGCAGCCGTTAA